The Peribacillus simplex genome contains the following window.
AATTAATTTAGAAAGGGAGGTTCAGTACTATGAGCGGCAAGGAGAAAACTACCCCACAGCAGGATGCATATAAAGAGCTCCAAGGGAAGCATGAAATTAAAAGGCCAATAGTGAAGAATTGTTTGAAAGCCTTTTTAGTAGGTGGCATTTTCTGCATAGTGGGACAAGCCATTTCTTACTTCTATATTTACTTTTTTAACTTTACGGAACAGACAGCAGGTAGTCCAACAACTGCTACCATGGTATTTCTTGCTCTTCTAATGACCGGCTTCGGGTTTTACGACCGCATTGGCCAGTTCGGTGGGGCAGGAAGTGCCGTCCCTGTTACAGGGTTCGGTAACGCAGTCATTTCGGCAGCTATCGAACATCGGACTGAAGGATTTGTCCTTGGTGTTGGAGCCAATATGTTTAAATTGGCTGGATCGGTTATTTTATTTGGAGTATTTTCAGCCTTTGTCGTGGCGTTGATAAAAACGATTTATCAAATGATAGGGGGCTAAGCGGTGTTAAAGGGAAAACAAACATGGATGTTCGCCAATAAACCGGTCATCTTGGAAACAGGGGTAACAGGTGGGCCATTTGAGGCAAATGGAGAAATCGCTGGTGATTTTGATATCCTATACGATGATTTGTGGATGGAACAGGATTCTTATGAGAAGGCTCATCGCCATTTGATGGAGAAAGCGGTTGAGCTTGCACTGGAGAAAGGTAAGATTGACAAGGAGCAGGTACAATTTTTCTTGGCGGGTGATTTAATCAATCAGGTTACACCCACAAGTTTTGCAGCCAGAACCAACGGCATTCCATACTTCGGCTTGTTTGGAGCCTGTTCCACTTCAATGGAAGGTCTCGCTCTAGCTGCCTTCATCACCAATTATGGCGGGGCTAACTATGTGTTGACAGGCGCCTCGAGCCATAATGCAGCTGTTGAAAAGCAATTTCGCTATCCAACTGAATATGGAGGGCAAAAACCTCCGACAGCTCAATGGACGATAACAGGAGCAGGGGTGGCACTGGTAGCTCCTAATGGAAGCAAGCAAGGGGAATTTCCCCATATCGTCTCGGCCACCATCGGAAAGGTCATTGACATGGGATTGAAGGATCCCTTCAATATGGGGGGAGCGATGGCCCCAGCCGCCGTCGATACGATTCTTGCCCATTTCAAAGATACTGGTTTGACCCCGGATGATTATGATTACATCATTACTGGTGATTTGGGGAAAATAGGCAGAGGGACAGCCATTGACTTATTAAAACAAAAGGGCTGCGATATCAATCAGGAAAAATTCAAAGATTGCGGATTGATGATTTTTAAAAAGGATCAGCCTGCTTTGGCAGGCGGGAGTGGTGCGGGATGTTCGGCTGTGGTTTTATATGGCCATATACTAAATGAAATGATTTCTGGTAAATATAAAAGAATCCTGCTTGTTGCAACAGGAGCATTATTGTCACCGCTATCTGTCCAGCAAAAAGATTCCATTCCGTGCATTGCCCATGCGGTAGCCATTGAATATGGATGAAATCATGAAAAAGGAGAGATTTGGATGTTAGCAATGTTTTTTTGGGCCTTTGTCATCGGTGGCTTGATATGTGTAGTCGGCCAGCTTCTTTTCGATGTTGGCAAGCTGACACCAGCACATACGTTAAGCCTGTTCGTTGTAATAGGAGCTGTTCTTGGCGGGTTTGAATTATACGAACCGCTTGTTGACTTTGCCGGTGCTGGAGCAACCATACCAATCGTTTCTTTTGGGAATTCGCTCGTGAACGGGGCAATGATGGAATCGGAAAAACACGGTCTCGTTGGCGTACTGACAGGTATGTTTGAAATTACGAGTTCCGGTATCTCTGCAGCTATCATCTTTGGATTTATCGGGGCGTTAGTTTTCAGACCAAAAGGTTAAAATAACGGAAATAGGCAGCCTGGACTAGGACATGGCCTATACATATTTGTCCAGACCTACATATGTTATCAGTAAGCTTTAGCGAGAGCGAGGTGATATAGTATGTTTGGTTTCGGTGGCTACGGTTGTGGCAACAGCTGTTATGGCTACGGAGGCGGTTATGGCGGAGGCTATGGTTGCGGCGGTTCTACTTTCGCGATAATCGTCGTCTTGTTTATCCTATTAATCATTGTAGGGGCTTCTTTCTGCTGCTAACGTAAATGGAATAGGCAGAAGAAGCCTATTCCATTTATTTTTATTTGTGAGGGCCTAGCACCATTTTTCTGTTAATACATAGGATAGGTACAGAAAAGGGAGGGGCTTAGGTATGGATAATAACTTTTTTAAAAACATAGAAGGTAAAACGGGCGTAAATATGAAGGATGTATTAGAGTTGGCAAACTCTCTACAGGGAGCCAATTTCAAAGATGAAACAACAGTTAGAAGCGTCATCAAGCGCGTTTCAAAAATAGCAAATAAGCCGGTCAATAAGGAAACGGAAGATAAGATCGTCCATTCCATTGTATCTGAAGGGAATAAACTGGATTTCGGGACCATTTCCAATATGATAAATAAAAAGTGAAAAAAAGGCCTGCTAAAGTGCAGGCCTCAGTTTGTCGACAAAAGGGGTTAGGAATTAACATTCCGAACCCCTTTTGAAATTCCCTTTGAATTTTGCTCAATATTAAGGAATTGGGTATACGAGCCCACTATGTTAGGCCATTTTTGGACCTTGCCATGCCAATTGGCCATCTTTCTTTACATTCATGGCAGCGAAAGTAAGCATCGACAATTTTTTAAGTCCCCTTAAAGTAGTCCAACGCATACCATGCTTTTCTTTTGCATCTGGGAATACACGCTCAATCGTTTCCTTGCGTTTCGCATAGATAGGTTTTACATCTTGATGATGACGCAGGTGATCTGCTTCTTCCATATTTTCTTGCCAGATATGGCGCGTCACCACTTTTTGATGGTCTTTGCTTTGTGTACACTGTGATAAAAATGAACATGTCTTACAAATGTGTTTGGGAGATTTGTACTCACGATGTCCCTCTTTATTTGTTGTTGAGTACTTTAAAATCTCGACCGATGGGCAAAGGTAACAGTCAAAATGTTCATCGTAAACATACTCATGTTTGCGGAAGAATCCTTCTTTTGTTCGTGGCCGTGTATAGGGTAAAGCCGGTGTGATTTCTTTGTCAAAGAGGTAGCTTGTAATGGCTGGTGTTTTATAAGCTGCATCTGCGGCAACGGCTTCAGGCTTTCCAACTTTCTCAATCACTTGTTCAACCAGTGGCTCTAACATATGGCTATCATGCGTATTTCCAGGTGTTACAATCGACCCTAGCACAAAACCATTGCGGTCTGCAGCCGTGTGAAATGAATAGGCAAACTGTTTTGTCCGTTCATCTTTCACATAGTAACCACTCTCAGGATCTGTTGTACTTTCTTTCATCTCTTTGGTTTCTTCCTTATAAAATTTATCTGGTGGAAAAGGTTTCTTTCCATGGTTTTCACAATCTTGATTTATTTCTTCTTGAAGGCATTCTTGATACGCTCGTGTTTCCTTGCGAACGACTTTCTTTGCGAACTTTCGCTTATTTGCACTGACTTTCACATGAGTGGAATCAACGAATACATGCTCAGCACTTATTAACTTTCTTTCGGAAGCTGTCATTAAGATGCGATAGAAAATCTGTTCAAACAGGTCAGTATCTTTAAAGCGTCGCTCGTAATTTTTCCCGAACGTTGAGAAGTGAGGCACTTTATCATGGAAACCGTAACCTAAAAACCAACGGTAAGCCATATTCGTTTTAACTTCTTCAATTGTTTTACGCATCGAACGAATACCAAAGGTATATTGAATCAATGTCAATTTAACTAAAATAACTGGATCAATACTTGGGCGCCCTATCTCTGAATACATATCTTTCACCAAGTCATAAATGAAAGTGAAGTCAATGGCCGCCTCTCAATTTTACGAACCAAATGGTTCGCTGGCACCAGTTGATCTCGCTGAATAGAATCATGTTTAGAAAGCATCCTCATCACCTCAAGTTATAATACTTTTATTTTAAAACAAAAATGACTCCAGGCAAAAGTGTTCCATCTAAAAGGCAAGACAAAGTTGATTGGAACGGAAGGTATGAGACTCCTGCGGGAAAAGCGCGTCTAGGGGAGACCCCGCAGGCGAAAGCCGAGGAGGCTCCCGGACCGCCCGCGGAAAGCGAGTGCCTGGAGTGGAAATCAACGTCCAAATTGTACAAGCCATAAAAATAGACAAACTCAATTTTCATCGGGTTTGTCTACAGTCTGAGGCCTGCTAAAGTGCAGGCCTTTCTCATTTCGATTTTCAAAGAGAGATATTATTCACTTTTGGTCAAAGCTTCAAGAAACGTGATGGATAAGCGGTCCGTCCCCGTCTAGTTTGCAGGATGGAAAGGTAAAGATCCTTTTTAGCCCGGGTTGCTGCTACATAGAGCAAACGTCTTTCTTCTTCAAGAGGGGCCAGCTCCCCTTTTCGGTATGATTCAAGTGCGAAATCATGAGGAATGCTGCCATCGACAGCAGCAAGAACATAAACGGTTTGATATTCAAGCCCTTTTGAACGGTGTATGGTAGTTAGCTGTATGGCATCCTTAAAATGTTTCGATAGCTGTTTTATCTCTTGAACCATCGCAGTCATATGATCGACATGATCAAGGAAAGCGGCGACGGTGGGAAAACGATTTGCTGCCACCTTTAGGTCGCGGATGTCATCGGAACCTTTTTCCAGGTTTGCTTCATTTCCGCGCTTTTTTACATATTCCTGGTATCCCAAATCTTTCTCGATGATTTCTAAAGCTACAAGTGGAGCCATATTTTTTAAAGAGCGGATTTGTCCTGGGATCGTTTTTAATTTTCGTTCTTGAAAAGCATGTCCTGTCTTAACAAAAGCAAATGCATCGATAAAATCACAATCCTGCAGTATTGTCATTGCTTTTAACTCCTGTAATATACTTTGCTTTAAAAATAAGGAGGAAAGGACATCAGATGCTGCCTTGCTATCATGGGGAAACAAACTCAGGCGCATAAAGGCAAGCATGCCGCGAATGACCCTGCGCTGATAAAACGAATCTGCATCCTTTTCAATGACAAATGGCAGGTTTGAAGCGGCTAGCCGTTCAAAAATCGCCCTGGACATCGTATGTGTCCTATACAAAACTGCAAAGTCCCCAGGGTTTGCTCCCTTGGATATTTTTTCTTGGATGTCGGATACGATCATCGTTGCTTCCAATTCCTCATCATAAGGATAAAATAATACAGGGGGATTACCAGAATCATGCTGTGCTGTCATCTTTTTTTCCATCCGGTTCTGGTTGCGCTTGATCAAGCGGTTCGCTGTAGCGACAATTTCATGAGAAGAGCGATAATTCTCGGTCAGCTTTACCACTTGGGATCTAGGGAAATCATGATTGAAATTCAGAATATACTTCGGATCGCTTCCGCGGAAAGAATAAATGGATTGATCATCATCCCCAACCGCACATACATTTTTTGATTCAGCAGAGAGGAGTTTTATCAATTCATATTGAACTTTATTGATATCCTGAAACTCATCAACCAAAAAATAGTTAAATCTTTGCTGATATTTCTTCAAAAAATCCGGGTGGTTTTTTAAAAATACATAACAGCCTACAAGCATATCATCAAAATCATATTTCCCTGTTTGCTGTTTATATTCTTCATATTTCTTATATAAAAATAAACAGGATTTCTCCCACTCGTCTGTCGGTTTAATATCTTCTGGAAAGGCCAAGGAATTTTTCCAAAGCCCAATTTGTTGAAGGGCTTGATCATATGCAAATTCCTTATCATCAAGTTCCAATTCCCTGCCAGCCTGTTTCAATATCTTTTCTTTTTCCCATTCCCACTTCAATAGGAAATCACGCTGCCATTTGGATGGTTCGTGAAAAATCAGGATTTTATAAAAGATGCTATGAAAGGTCCCGCTAACTATTTGAGAAACAAGGGAAGGCGTCATATAGGGATAGCCGAGCAGACGCTGCTGCATTTCCTTTGCAGATTTCGCCGTGAATGTTACAAGCATGATACTTTTTGGATCAATCTTCTTCACTGTGAGCATATAGGCAGTACGTACCGTTAATACCCGGGTTTTCCCACTGCCGGCTCCTGATAGGACGAGGATTGGTCCATCGATCGTCATTACCGCTTTGAGTTGCTCTGCATCTAGAACAACCCCGGATGAGGATAATTCCTGAAAGTATGGTTCCTCTGGTTGTTCCAGGGCAGAAGGTTTATCTGAATACTTCGGATTGCCAGTTATGGGCCGGCTTTTAAGGAAAGGTTCCGTAATGGTTTTTGTTTCTGTAATGGTTCGTGATGTAGGAATCCTAAATCCATTCTGTTCCATATATTCTAATGGCCTGTCCTCATTTATCGGTTCTGAATTCGGCATTTCGCAGTGAGCCTGCGATGGGTCACTATGATAAAAATAGGGTGTCTCATGGATCCCAATAAATAATTTCACTGGTTTATGACAAATGATACAAGAAAGCTGATCACGTTTTCCTTTTTCAAAAAGTGTCTGCAGCTCACCAGCTGAAACGGTATGTAAATGTACGATTTCATTGCCAGATTTTGCTTGATTCATATAAATGGATACCTCTAATCTATTAAAAATATCGGCAATACTCATCATACCAGAAGATTAGGAAAAAAGAATGCGGAAATAGTGTTTAAATCTCATTCCAGACGGGTAATTAAATGACAACATAACTATTTAAATAAAGGTGGGATTCCAATGGGATACATAGCACCTGTTACACAATTTGATTATATTCAATATGCCAACCGGACGGTCGGAGCTGAAGAGAAAGTAAGAATTGTCAAAGGAACGAAACCCATTCAACCGATCCGCTTTGATCAGGTGTTGGAAGAGGAAATGGGAAGCTTTGAAGGATTCGATCAAGTTCAATATCATAATCGGGAAAGGACGAATGGAGCAGGCGCTAATAAAAATCAAATGTTAGTGAAGAATTTACGGCTGAAATGACGGGAAAAGGGTGGTATTTCAACGAAAGTGTCTAGTTTTGCAAAGAAAAACAAAAGAGGACACGTGAAGTGTCCTTTTTGTGTTGATCTCTTAGAGAACGTCAATTTCCACGATTAGAGCTAACAATAATTGTAGTAAAAGTTGAATGTTAAGAGCGATTTGTGCATCAGTTGTTACAACGTCGATATCACGGCTGTTTTCAACAATTGTTTTTTGGCGCGTGATTTGTTTAACATTAGAAGATTGGATTAATTCTTGGGTAATCCTATCAGCATTATCATTATCTGCAACGGAAATGCTTACGATGATCGCGATAGCTGCTTGTAGAGCGGATTGTAGAGAAAGAGCCGCTTTAACATCTGTTGAAGTGATATTTACATTACAGGAATCTTTAATGTAAATTAGTTCTTCGGAAAGCTGAACCTGAGAATTGTCTTGTCTTGCCTCTTGTTCGATCGAGTCGTCTTCGTTATTGCAGAATCCTGTCAGGGGGTGGTGTGAAGCTGAATCTAGGGCTGACCATGATCTTTCAGAGTCTTCATGAGTGTTACAGTTGCTACGATATACATTTTGGTTCATGTTGTTTTTTCCTCCTTAGGTTTTATTCCCTATTAAAATATGCTTTGATGGTTAATCGGGTTGGACGAATAAATCAGTTAATTCGTCTATTTTTTAATACTTAGGGAAAGTATTAGTGTGTGGGGGGATGAATGATAAAAGAAGCTGGAGCTTCAGGAATGAAATGTAAGTGCTGCTATGTCTCTGTTACTTATTTCTCCCCAGCAAGTAGGGTTTGATTAGGTGAAATGGTGAATCATTTATCTTTGGAATCCGTGAATTTGTTGTGAATAGAATTTGTAATTGGATTAACATCTTTTTCAGTGATGTTCTTGTCTTGGTTTATGATTTTTTGCGATTGCTCTTGTAAATAGCGAATGGTTTCTCTAAGGTTATTTCTTTCTTTTTCAGTTAGATCGACTTTTTCCTTTTTGAAACCATGTTTTCTCATAGTCCTCGAAACCAGCAGTTCCATTAATCTTTTTTGAGACTCCTCCAGGTTAAATTCATTGTTGCCCATAAAATTTTCCCTCCTTCTTGCTTTCTATATATAGTCTATGTATTTTTGCGGAGATTGCCATTGAACAGAAATGGTTTTTTTATAAAACGATAATTTAAGATCATGAACGAACAAAAAAACGCTGTCCAATCAGAAAACTGAAAGGACAGCGTTTTTATATCATAAAATGGTCTTCGTCATCGTTTTATGAGGTATGCCAGCATCCATGAATTCGTCAGAAACGATCTCATATCCTAACTTTGAATAAAAAGGAATCGCGTGCACCTGGGCATCAAGCTTTAATTGAGGTACTTCCCGTTCGCTTGCGTATTCCTCAATAGCGTTCATGATCATGGCACCGGCACCATTCTTTCGGCCCGATGATAGTACACAAATGCGCTGGACTTTACCAATGTTGTCGATGACCCTGAAGCGGCCGGCACCTATTGGCTGATCCTGATCATCATATAAAACGAAATGTGCAGACTCTTCTTCATATTCATCGATCTCTTCTTCAAGAGGGACTTTTTGTTCCTGGACGAATACTTTTTTTCGAATCATATAAGCATTTTCAAGCTCTTGGCTGTTCTCTGCAATTTTTACAAACACGAAGTCATTCAGCTCCTAATCTAAATGTTTCATAAACGGTCCATGCCCCATCTTCAAGCTGATACAGCAAGTGAACTCGTTTCACCTCTTCTTCATGGCTAACGTCAAGCATGCTTAATTGGCCTAAAACATCAGAATGCTCATTATCGGATAAATCTTGAGCGATGGTAATATGCGGGACGAATGCATGTTCATTTTCACTTTTCATGAATTCCTCATTATTAAGTGCATCATGCAGCTCTTGAAGCCCTTCGGATAATTCCACTTTGAAATAAATAGTATTGCTTACGGGTTGGAAGGACTTCGCTTTCGTTACGTTCATCGTAAAAGGATTGCACTTTTGAGCAATGCCTTTTAATTGTTCCGCGATCGTCGAAATTTCCATATCCGTCGCTTCGAATGTTGGTTTAAGCGTTAAATGCGGTGGAATGAAAGCATATTTCGTATCATACCTTTTTCGATAGGAGTTAGCTAAATCTTGAAGTTTTTTTGAAGGGAAAATTGCAACACCATATTTCATAAATAAAACCTCCTGATATTTTTTTATTGTTGTATTATAGTTGGACATGTTTTTCTTGAAACCATCTCAAAAGAGATGATTACGAGTAAGTTAGAACATTTCCAATAGTGCTCTTTTTAAATCTGCCTGCCAATATTTCCAGGTATGATTACCTTCAAATTCTTCATAGAAGCATGGAAATCCTTTTTGGTTTAATAATTTATGCAATTCCCTGTTGGGTTCTATGAAGTTTGCCCTGTTGCCATCAGTCGTCGGAACATCAGTTTCCCCAGTCCCGATCACATGGTAAAGTTCGAGGAGATGCGGATCCTCAAAATTACGTACAGCATCCATTACTGCTTCATTGGCAAATGGCGACTGCATGATGCATTTCCCGAATGTATGGGGATACTTTAGTGCGGCCAATAAAGAAACTGTACCACCAAGAGAGTCACCTATCAAAGCTCGACCATGTCCCATTTGATAGGTCGGAAATTCATCATCTAAAAACGGGACAAGTTCATGGGCAAGAAAACGTATGTATGCAATGTGCTGTTCCCCGTCCGGATGATATTTGCTCCTGCGGTCAAAGCGGTCTTTATAGGGAATGCCGACAACGATGATATTCTCGATCTCTTCGTTCCCTAATAGTTCATCGGCTACGCGACCAATTCGGCCCATTTGAAAATAATCACGGCCATCCTGAGCAATCACAAGCGAATATTTATACAGTGGCGAAAAATTAGCAGGCAAGTAAACAAGTAGTTCCAACTCTTCTGCTAAAGCTTCGCTTTTAAACATGTACTCTTTAATTGTGCCTTTGCGTAAACTCATTTTCCCGCACCTCGATGATAATTAATAATGAAAAACAACTTACTTGACTATTTTAGCATAGCCTTGCGATTTTTTCCTGTGAGAAGAATTTAGAATAGAATATTTTCATTATATTTTCTAAAAATTTAAATTATAAGGTGCTATAATACTAGCATATAGGAAAATAATACAATAAAAGAGGTGGCGAATAAAATGGCAGATGTACAAGTACACAGCAGGGAAGTAACAAAGGCGGCTAAACGAACATTAATAGAGCGTGGTGTAAGTGTGGAGGCAATTGCAAAAATCGTTTTTGAATTGCAGTTCCCGTATAAAGCTGATCTTAAGCTGGAGGAATGCATCCACAGCGTCGAGCGTGTCCTGTTAAAAAGGGAAATTCAACATGCCATTTTAGTCGGTGTGGAGCTGGATAGACTGGCAGAGCAAAAAAAGCTATCAGAGCCCCTGCAATCGATTGTTGAATCTGATGAAGGGTTATTCGGAGTGGATGAAACGATTGCCTTTGGTGCAGTACTCGGTTACGGAAGCATTGCTGTAACGACCTTTGGCCATTTGGATAAAAATAAAATAGGCGTCATTCACGAACTCGATAAGAAGCAAGAGGGAATCGTGCATACCTTCCTGGATGATATCGTTGCAAGTATTGCCGCGAGTGCCGCCTCAAGGTTAGCTCATCGTCTGAGAGATGAAGAAGAATCGTTAACTGAACAGGAAAAGGACATTCAGGAAGAAGAAGAGTTGATCGGTTGAATCTTGTCGACCAATTTTCATCCCGACCTATCAAACCTGGCCTTAATGAGGCGGGCAGAAAGGATATTGTCCATTTTAAATGTCCGTTTTGTCTGCCTTAGAAAACAGAATGCGTGAAAATTGCCTGGATAAATTTCAAGCACCTGAATTTTCCGCTGCGTAATCTTTCCTTGTTCGGAGAGATAAATTATCTCTAATGGAGCGTTTTCTTCCATATGTTTTCGAAGTATATATTTCATTCCTTGTCACTCCTTTGCTGCCTTACTTGTAATCATTATATGCGAACGTACGTTTCTTATGCAAGTGAAAAGGGAACGCCTGTTCTTGTTTTGCGGATAGGTAATAAAAAATAAGATGAAAATAAAACTTTTTTAATATAATGCGTTGACTTTTTAACAAAAAAACATATAATAAATTATGTACTTAAGTATTTTACTAATCAGTTATTACATACGACTTGTTAGCTCAGTGGGAGAGCACTTCCTTGACAGGGAAGGGGTCGTGGGTTCGAATCCCTCACAGGTCATCCGAACGGCGAAAGCATTGCTAAGCAATGTTCTTGCCGTTTTTTATTTTAAATCAACGACTGTATGATGGGTTCAAGGTAAACACCATAGAATGCCTAAAAACCACTTCACGCTAAAATATGTGAGGTGGTTTTTTTGCTTTTAAATTTCGAATTCAAGAGGTTTCATGAAGAGAAAGCACTTAAGTAACATTCAATTATGCTAGGTTTACTGTGAAGAAAATGAATTTGTAAATGTTAAGATATTACTGCTAACATCAGTTTCTTTTCCTTGTATTGCAGTATGGATTTTCCAAAGGGCATTTCTATTACAGTATCGAGTATGCTGGACATATAATTTGAAGGTTGTTAAGCATTACTATACTCAGGTAGTCGTCTCTAAGGAATAAAGACGCAAAAACTTTTGAATGACTCGTTCGTTGCATGACGTTAGCCTCTTTGGTAGACTATGCAGAAGTACATTTGACTTTGGCTAGGATTTACAATGGAACGGCATAGAGCTTCCCATTTTCAGGTTTCGTTTGGGACATCTCACTTTAGTAGGAGAATAAAGAGATACAGCTTTGTAAAAAGAAATAACCCATGAATCACACATACATTTTCCATATGTGGAGTGTGTGTCAAATCAGTTTTAAAAGTGTAACCCAATCCTACAGGTTCCCGATTCTAACTCTAATTTCGTGGGGATCTTTTTCATGTCTATCCCCTTTTTCTATCTTTTCCTTCTCTCCTCTCCCAAAAAAGTAAGAATTCTTTAATTTAACTCGAACGGCAGGGGGCAGTGAAACTTCTAAGTAATAATTTTTGGATGTACAAAAATAAAAACTTAAAAATTTGATGTGTTTCTAAAAAAAAACCATCTTTTCTCATAAAGCAGGGGTTGTATGTGGGCTTGTAATTTATCAAGAATTTTCTGTTTAGATGACTATACAGGAATAATATAAGGAGGAAGCAATGAACAATTATAAATTGACCATTCAATATGATGGCGGGCGTTATAGAGGCTGGCAACGACTCGGTAATAGTGATGATACGATTCAAGGGAAAATTGAAAATGTTTTAACGGAAATGGTAGGGGAAAAAATTGAAATCATCGGATGCAGCAGAACGGATGCGGGTGTACATGCCCTTGCCCAAATAGCCAATTTTAAGATCGGTGAAAATCTGACTGAAGTTGAAATCATGAATTATTTGAATAGATATTTACCACGGGATATCAGCATTGTCGAGGTTAGGATAGTCCCTGAACGTTTTCATGCCCGTTATAATGCTAAGGATAAAACCTATTTGTATAAGATCTGGAACGAGCAATATACAAATCCTTTCATGCGAAAGTACAGTATGCATGTAGAGGAAAAGCTGAATATCACAAGAATGAAAAATGCATGTCAATATTTTATAGGTGAACATGATTTCACTGCTTTTTCAAATGCAAAATCCAAGAAAAAATCCATGGTACGTGAAATATATTCCATTGATATAGAAGAAAATGCCGGTTTTATCGAAATTGCAGTGCGAGGCGATGGATTTCTTTATAATATGGTTAGAAAGATTGTCGGGACGTTGATAGAAGTTGGG
Protein-coding sequences here:
- the truA gene encoding tRNA pseudouridine(38-40) synthase TruA, with amino-acid sequence MNNYKLTIQYDGGRYRGWQRLGNSDDTIQGKIENVLTEMVGEKIEIIGCSRTDAGVHALAQIANFKIGENLTEVEIMNYLNRYLPRDISIVEVRIVPERFHARYNAKDKTYLYKIWNEQYTNPFMRKYSMHVEEKLNITRMKNACQYFIGEHDFTAFSNAKSKKKSMVREIYSIDIEENAGFIEIAVRGDGFLYNMVRKIVGTLIEVGLGEIDAENIPSILESKERIQTGRMAEAAGLYLVKVDF